A part of Ziziphus jujuba cultivar Dongzao chromosome 8, ASM3175591v1 genomic DNA contains:
- the LOC107412854 gene encoding BAHD acyltransferase At5g47980, producing MPLLLVQLTSFECGGVALGMCMSHKLADAAMMFMFVRDWAAITLGNPPEQLPVINFNAASYFPVKDPASFQLPALIFKRAKCVTKRYLFDAKKIASLKAKASSVSVQKPTRTEAITALIWRCAMNASSRLNKGVAKHSVMHHFVNLRRIVEPPISGNTLGSLVLYFSTHADQSKIELQDLVAEFRKGMKEFRGREAKRIGGDEAVKVVYEKRKERRELMNKDDTNLFSCTSLCSFNFYDHADFGLGKPIWMTVDSGASLNNNIILSNMREGYGVEAWVTLSEKEMAIFEADPELLSFASSNPSVLVLMDNNQHHHSSLSRL from the coding sequence ATGCCTCTTTTGCTTGTTCAACTCACATCTTTCGAATGTGGTGGAGTCGCACTAGGAATGTGCATGTCACACAAGTTGGCAGACGCAGCCATGATGTTCATGTTCGTCCGGGATTGGGCGGCGATTACGCTTGGCAATCCTCCGGAACAACTTCCCGTCATCAATTTCAATGCAGCTTCATACTTCCCGGTGAAAGATCCAGCATCATTCCAGCTTCCTGCCTTGATATTCAAAAGGGCAAAGTGTGTTACGAAGAGGTATTTGTTCGACGCAAAGAAGATTGCCTCTCTTAAGGCCAAAGCCTCCAGTGTTTCAGTTCAGAAACCAACACGAACCGAAGCTATTACAGCCCTCATATGGAGATGCGCCATGAATGCATCATCAAGATTAAACAAAGGGGTAGCAAAGCACTCGGTGATGCACCATTTTGTGAATTTACGCAGAATAGTAGAGCCGCCCATCTCAGGAAACACTTTGGGAAGCCTTGTGCTCTATTTTTCCACACATGCCGACCAGAGTAAAATagagctgcaagatttggtggcCGAGTTCAGGAAAGGAATGAAAGAATTCCGGGGAAGAGAAGCGAAAAGAATTGGAGGGGATGAGGCAGTCAAAGTGGTTtatgagaaaagaaaagagagaagagagtTGATGAATAAAGATGATACAAACCTGTTTTCATGTACAAGTTTATGTAGCTTTAACTTCTACGATCACGCCGATTTTGGTTTGGGGAAGCCAATATGGATGACTGTTGATTCAGGTGCTTCCCTCAACAACAACATCATCTTGTCAAACATGAGAGAAGGTTATGGGGTAGAGGCTTGGGTGACTCTGAGTGAAAAAGAAATGGCAATTTTTGAAGCTGATCCTGAGCTTCTTTCATTTGCatcatcaaatccaagtgtGTTGGTATTGATGGATAATAATCAACACCACCATAGCAGCCTCTCTAGGCTCTAG